Proteins encoded within one genomic window of Polaribacter sp. NJDZ03:
- the tilS gene encoding tRNA lysidine(34) synthetase TilS yields the protein MLKKLENHIHQNLPFLKDKKLLIAISGGVDSVVLAHLLSTLKFNISLAHCNFNLRPIECDIDEDFVKNLGKNLNTKVFTIHFNTTQFAKENKQSTQIAARNLRYDWFNELIEKHQFDYILTAHHADDNLETFLINLTRGAGLDGLTGIPEINGNIIRPLLKFSREEILTFVKENNISWREDKSNASTKYIRNKIRHQILPVLKEINPSLLETFEKTTAHLKESQQIIEDRINEISAETIATENNISKIDISKIEKLSNPKAYLYQLLKDYNFTEWNDVADLLSAQSGKQVISKTHTLLKDRNFLILTKKGLSAVETIFEIDKDTVEITNPIHLKIEEVQEKSTENKQTIYIDKQNLQFPLTLRKWQDGDFFYPSGMTGKKKLSKYFKDEKFSLLQKQNTWLLCNNDNAIIWVVEYRKDNRFDTNKKNNTLLKISI from the coding sequence ATGCTAAAAAAACTAGAGAACCACATTCACCAAAACCTTCCTTTTTTAAAGGATAAAAAGTTATTAATCGCCATTTCTGGCGGAGTAGATTCTGTGGTTTTAGCACACCTTTTATCAACATTAAAATTTAATATTTCTCTTGCACACTGTAACTTTAATTTAAGACCAATTGAATGTGATATAGACGAGGATTTTGTAAAAAACTTAGGAAAAAATCTAAACACCAAAGTTTTTACAATTCATTTTAATACAACCCAATTTGCCAAAGAAAACAAACAATCTACACAAATTGCGGCAAGGAATCTCCGTTATGATTGGTTTAATGAACTTATAGAAAAACACCAATTCGATTATATTTTAACAGCACATCATGCAGATGATAATTTAGAAACTTTTCTAATTAATTTAACGCGTGGTGCCGGTTTAGATGGCTTAACAGGAATTCCGGAAATTAATGGGAATATTATACGTCCGCTTTTAAAGTTTTCTAGAGAAGAAATTTTAACTTTTGTAAAAGAAAACAATATTTCTTGGCGAGAAGATAAAAGCAATGCCTCTACAAAATACATCAGAAATAAAATTAGACATCAAATTCTTCCTGTTTTAAAGGAAATAAACCCTAGTTTGTTAGAAACTTTTGAAAAAACAACGGCACATTTAAAGGAAAGTCAGCAAATCATTGAAGATCGAATTAATGAAATATCAGCAGAAACAATAGCGACAGAAAACAATATTTCTAAAATTGATATTTCTAAAATTGAAAAATTATCGAACCCGAAGGCTTATTTATATCAACTTTTAAAAGACTATAATTTTACAGAATGGAATGATGTTGCCGATCTACTTTCTGCACAGTCTGGGAAACAAGTTATCTCTAAAACACATACTTTATTAAAAGATAGAAATTTTTTAATTCTAACAAAAAAAGGGTTATCAGCAGTAGAAACTATCTTTGAGATTGATAAAGACACTGTAGAAATTACAAATCCTATTCATTTAAAAATTGAAGAAGTACAAGAAAAATCAACAGAGAACAAACAAACCATTTATATTGATAAACAAAACTTACAGTTCCCTTTAACACTTAGAAAGTGGCAAGACGGAGATTTCTTCTATCCTTCTGGAATGACTGGGAAAAAGAAATTAAGCAAGTATTTTAAAGACGAAAAATTCTCGCTTTTACAAAAACAAAACACATGGCTGCTTTGTAATAATGACAATGCCATTATTTGGGTTGTAGAATATAGAAAGGACAATCGTTTTGATACAAACAAAAAAAACAATACACTCTTAAAAATTTCAATATAA
- a CDS encoding TlpA disulfide reductase family protein, with protein sequence MKKLLLLIAFTTILSCKPKPEETVDYAIISGKIENTDSKKVIIYDQYTMDKVADITIAEDGTFRDTLKISTDFYALRQDKDFTNLYITKGSVLKIEYDSEKKDSTLQLSGSNSTINKYLSEKNKVIAATTGDQKEMYLKDEASFKAHLLNIKKTEEDLLIKTNDISEEFKNKELKNINYSYLSTLQNYTPYHGYYTKDKSFKASENFLDELKNIDLENENDFLFSPGYRSLVDNALATNATVLAKKDSIADDIAYLKLTTNIKNDKIKNKLLYDAAKYGVTYTDNLEEFYSLFSNNSTNEENNKTITTSYNKLKALAKGSPSPKFVDYENNAGGTTSLDDLKGKYLYLDIWATWCGPCIAEIPSLKKLEKEYHGKNIEFISISIDKMKDHEKWKEMIVNKDLKGIQLFADNNWESKFIEEYLIKGIPRFILIDPNGNIVNANAPRPSDEKLVETLQSLKL encoded by the coding sequence ATGAAGAAGTTACTACTTTTAATTGCCTTTACAACCATATTATCTTGTAAACCAAAACCTGAAGAAACGGTAGACTATGCAATTATTTCTGGTAAAATTGAAAATACAGATTCTAAAAAAGTAATCATTTACGATCAATATACAATGGATAAAGTTGCTGATATAACGATTGCAGAAGATGGTACTTTTAGAGACACTTTAAAGATATCTACCGACTTTTACGCACTGCGTCAAGATAAAGATTTCACAAATTTATATATTACTAAAGGAAGCGTTTTAAAAATTGAATACGATTCAGAAAAAAAAGACTCTACGCTACAATTATCAGGTAGTAATAGCACTATTAATAAATACTTATCAGAAAAAAATAAGGTTATAGCAGCTACAACTGGAGATCAAAAAGAAATGTATCTAAAAGATGAAGCAAGTTTTAAAGCACATTTATTAAATATAAAAAAAACAGAAGAAGATTTATTAATAAAAACAAATGATATTTCTGAAGAATTTAAAAACAAGGAACTTAAAAACATTAATTACAGTTATTTATCTACTTTACAGAACTACACTCCTTATCATGGATATTACACTAAAGACAAAAGTTTTAAAGCTTCGGAAAACTTTTTAGATGAATTAAAAAATATCGATTTAGAAAATGAAAACGACTTTCTTTTTTCTCCAGGGTATAGAAGTCTTGTTGATAATGCATTAGCAACCAATGCTACAGTATTAGCAAAAAAAGATTCTATAGCAGATGATATTGCCTATTTAAAATTGACTACAAATATTAAAAATGATAAAATAAAAAATAAATTATTGTATGATGCTGCTAAATACGGAGTTACTTACACAGATAATTTAGAAGAATTTTACTCCCTTTTTTCTAACAATTCTACCAACGAAGAAAACAACAAAACAATTACAACTTCTTACAACAAATTGAAAGCTTTGGCAAAAGGAAGTCCGTCTCCAAAATTTGTAGATTATGAAAACAATGCAGGCGGAACCACTTCTTTAGACGACTTAAAAGGAAAATATTTATATTTAGATATTTGGGCAACTTGGTGTGGACCTTGTATTGCAGAGATTCCTTCTTTAAAGAAATTAGAAAAAGAATATCATGGTAAAAACATTGAATTTATTAGTATTTCTATCGACAAAATGAAAGACCATGAAAAATGGAAAGAAATGATTGTAAATAAAGATTTAAAAGGAATACAGTTATTTGCAGATAATAATTGGGAGTCTAAATTTATAGAAGAATACCTCATAAAAGGGATTCCACGTTTTATATTAATAGACCCAAACGGAAATATTGTAAATGCAAATGCACCAAGACCTTCTGATGAAAAATTAGTTGAAACACTACAATCTTTAAAATTATAA
- a CDS encoding phosphoenolpyruvate carboxylase, with translation MNNLPKLDRFNENVLSKYQIYNSIFTTLPFDTIDDTGVLLPLLHKVCSKGFKLEKNPTEIVEHFFNKYQDEPTEKEKSDLLFRFIQFIERQVVLFDAVEDAAYPIVNNMDGFGTLRNSKELALLSNKKDELKKHLEDFKVRVVLTAHPTQFYPGSVLGIITDLDKAIQNDDLLLIRKLLAQLGKTPFYKKEKPSPFDEAVSLIWYLEHVFYHSVPKIYNYIQHHIYDGEPIENEIIELGFWPGGDRDGNPFVTTKITLDVAERLRQTILRNYYRDIRRLKRRYTFDGVQEIFAKLEKRLYKHVVRSYTKVNFSQKILLDELYAAREIIVNDHQSLFVEELNDVINKVRIFGFHFATLDIRQDSRVHHQAFTQIVEDLLKTGDTTFPKNYLSLSDEEQVEVLSVVKGSIDPSILTDETSVKTIESIYALKEIQQRNGERGANRYIISNNQSALHVMQTFAMLNLCGFENELPVDVIPLFETVDDLENSEEVMRTLYSNQVYRHHVAKRKNKQTIMLGFSDGTKDGGYLMANWGIFKAKEALTRISREFDIEVVFFDGRGGPPARGGGKTHQFYASLGPTIEDKEIQLTIQGQTISSNFGTLNSSQYNLEQLISSGIKNDVFTKDQLNDNHRELINDMAATSYQTYVDFKNHPKFLSYLEKMSTLKYYAKTNIGSRPSKRGGSDKLDFSALRAIPFVGSWSQLKQNVPGFFGVGTALKKYEDAGRFEEVKEFYHASDFFRTLLENSMMSLTKSFFGLTSYMADDEEFGEFWTLIFTEYETSKRLLLKLTGESELMENFPVGKASIEIREQIVLPLLTIQQFALKKIQELQKNGGSAEEIEVYEKMVMRSLFGNINASRNSA, from the coding sequence ATGAACAATTTACCTAAGCTAGATAGATTTAATGAAAACGTACTGTCTAAATATCAGATTTATAACAGTATTTTCACAACGCTACCTTTTGACACCATAGACGATACTGGGGTTTTATTACCTCTTTTACATAAAGTTTGTAGTAAAGGTTTTAAATTAGAAAAAAACCCTACAGAAATTGTAGAACACTTTTTTAATAAATACCAAGACGAACCTACAGAAAAAGAAAAATCAGATTTGCTTTTTCGTTTTATTCAATTTATAGAACGTCAAGTAGTTTTATTTGATGCTGTAGAAGATGCCGCATATCCTATTGTAAATAATATGGATGGTTTTGGTACGTTAAGAAACTCTAAAGAGCTAGCGCTATTAAGCAATAAAAAAGACGAATTAAAAAAGCATTTAGAAGACTTTAAAGTACGTGTTGTATTAACAGCGCACCCAACACAATTTTATCCGGGGTCTGTTTTAGGTATCATTACAGACTTAGACAAAGCGATTCAAAATGATGATTTATTACTAATTAGAAAATTATTAGCTCAATTAGGAAAAACACCTTTCTATAAAAAAGAAAAACCATCTCCTTTTGATGAAGCTGTAAGTTTAATTTGGTATTTAGAACATGTTTTTTATCACTCTGTGCCTAAAATATACAACTACATTCAACATCATATTTATGATGGAGAACCAATAGAAAATGAAATTATTGAACTTGGTTTTTGGCCAGGTGGAGATAGAGATGGAAATCCGTTTGTAACTACTAAAATAACTTTAGATGTTGCAGAAAGATTGCGTCAAACAATTTTAAGAAATTACTATAGAGACATAAGACGTTTAAAAAGACGTTATACGTTTGATGGTGTTCAAGAAATTTTTGCAAAGTTAGAAAAGAGACTTTATAAGCATGTTGTAAGAAGTTATACGAAAGTTAATTTTTCTCAAAAAATCTTATTAGACGAATTATATGCTGCCAGAGAAATTATTGTAAATGATCATCAATCTTTATTTGTAGAAGAATTAAATGACGTAATCAATAAAGTTAGAATTTTCGGTTTTCACTTTGCAACTTTAGATATTAGACAAGATAGTAGAGTACATCACCAAGCATTTACTCAAATTGTAGAAGATTTACTTAAAACTGGAGACACTACTTTCCCTAAAAACTATTTAAGTCTTTCAGATGAAGAACAAGTGGAAGTTCTATCTGTTGTAAAAGGAAGTATAGACCCAAGTATTTTAACAGACGAAACTTCTGTTAAAACTATAGAATCTATTTATGCGTTAAAAGAGATTCAGCAAAGAAATGGAGAACGTGGAGCAAACCGTTACATTATTAGTAACAACCAAAGTGCTTTACACGTAATGCAAACTTTTGCAATGCTAAATTTATGTGGTTTTGAAAACGAATTACCAGTAGATGTTATTCCGCTTTTTGAAACTGTAGATGATTTAGAAAATTCAGAAGAAGTAATGAGAACCCTATACTCTAATCAAGTATATAGACACCATGTTGCTAAAAGAAAAAACAAACAAACAATTATGTTAGGTTTTTCTGATGGAACAAAAGATGGTGGATACTTAATGGCTAACTGGGGTATTTTTAAAGCAAAAGAAGCTTTAACAAGAATCTCTAGAGAATTTGATATTGAAGTAGTTTTCTTTGACGGACGTGGTGGACCACCAGCACGTGGAGGAGGAAAAACACACCAATTCTATGCTTCTTTAGGCCCAACAATAGAGGATAAAGAAATACAATTAACCATACAAGGACAAACAATTAGTTCTAACTTTGGTACGTTAAATTCATCTCAATACAACTTAGAACAATTGATAAGTTCTGGTATTAAAAATGATGTTTTTACAAAAGATCAATTAAATGATAACCATAGAGAGTTAATAAACGACATGGCTGCTACAAGTTATCAAACGTATGTAGACTTTAAAAATCATCCTAAATTTTTATCGTATTTAGAAAAAATGAGTACGTTAAAATACTATGCAAAAACCAATATTGGAAGTAGACCAAGTAAACGTGGTGGATCTGACAAGTTAGACTTTTCTGCATTAAGAGCCATTCCTTTTGTAGGTAGCTGGAGTCAGTTAAAACAAAACGTACCAGGTTTCTTTGGTGTGGGTACTGCTCTTAAAAAATACGAAGATGCTGGTAGATTTGAAGAAGTAAAAGAATTTTATCACGCTTCAGATTTCTTTAGAACTTTGTTAGAAAACAGTATGATGAGTTTAACCAAATCTTTCTTTGGCTTAACTTCTTATATGGCAGATGACGAAGAATTTGGTGAATTTTGGACTTTGATTTTTACAGAATACGAAACTTCTAAAAGGTTACTTTTAAAACTTACTGGAGAATCTGAATTAATGGAAAATTTTCCTGTAGGAAAAGCATCTATAGAAATTAGAGAACAAATTGTATTGCCTTTATTAACAATACAACAGTTCGCATTAAAGAAAATTCAAGAACTTCAAAAAAATGGCGGAAGCGCAGAAGAAATTGAAGTATATGAAAAAATGGTAATGCGTTCTTTATTTGGTAATATTAATGCAAGTAGAAATTCTGCTTAA
- a CDS encoding YifB family Mg chelatase-like AAA ATPase: MLVKVYGSAVFGIEATTITVEVNIDKGIGYHLVGLPDNAVRESSYRISAALNNNNYKLPGKKIIINMAPADIRKEGASYDLTLAVGILAASSQIKSDHIEEYIIMGELSLDGSLQPIRGALPIAIKAREEGYKYLILPKENAKEAAIVDDLEVLGVENILEVINHFNDDEKIEPTIVDTRAEFYKNIDFPEFDFSDVKGQESIKRCMEIAAAGGHNIILIGPPGSGKTMLAKRLPSILPPMTLHEALETTKIHSVVGKIKKEGLLYQRPFRSPHHTISNVALVGGGQYPRPGEISLSHNGVLFLDELPEFKRDVLEVMRQPLEDREVTISRAKFTVTYPSSFMLVASMNPSPSGFFNDPNSPMTSSPQEMQRYLSKISGPLLDRIDIHIEVTPVPFEKLTEERKGESSVVIRERVTAAREIQSERFIDFENVHYNAQMSVKQIREFCKLSEESLTLLKTAMEKLNLSARAYDRILKVSRTIADLANIKDISPDHIAEAIQYRSLDRDGWLG, encoded by the coding sequence ATGCTTGTAAAAGTCTATGGCTCTGCCGTTTTTGGTATTGAGGCAACCACAATTACCGTAGAAGTAAATATTGATAAAGGAATTGGCTATCATTTGGTAGGTTTGCCAGATAATGCTGTTCGAGAAAGTTCGTATCGAATTTCCGCAGCACTCAATAACAACAATTACAAACTTCCAGGAAAGAAAATTATCATAAACATGGCTCCTGCCGATATTCGGAAAGAAGGTGCTTCTTATGATTTAACTTTAGCTGTTGGAATTTTAGCAGCATCATCGCAAATAAAATCAGACCATATTGAGGAATATATTATTATGGGAGAACTTTCTTTAGACGGAAGCTTACAGCCCATAAGAGGTGCTTTACCAATTGCCATAAAAGCAAGAGAAGAAGGTTACAAGTATTTAATTCTTCCGAAGGAAAACGCGAAAGAAGCCGCCATTGTAGATGATTTAGAAGTTTTAGGTGTAGAAAATATTTTAGAAGTTATCAATCATTTTAATGATGATGAAAAAATTGAACCCACTATTGTAGATACAAGGGCTGAGTTTTATAAAAATATCGATTTCCCAGAGTTCGATTTTTCTGATGTAAAAGGACAAGAGTCTATTAAACGTTGTATGGAGATTGCTGCTGCTGGCGGGCATAATATTATTTTAATTGGACCTCCAGGGTCTGGAAAAACAATGCTAGCAAAAAGATTGCCATCTATTTTACCTCCAATGACGTTACATGAAGCATTAGAGACTACAAAAATTCATTCTGTGGTAGGTAAAATTAAAAAGGAGGGTTTGCTATACCAACGTCCTTTTAGAAGCCCACATCATACGATTTCAAATGTCGCTTTGGTCGGCGGCGGACAATATCCTCGTCCTGGAGAAATTTCTTTGTCTCATAACGGTGTTTTATTTTTAGATGAATTACCTGAATTTAAGAGAGATGTGTTGGAAGTAATGCGTCAACCTTTAGAAGACAGAGAAGTAACTATTTCTCGTGCAAAATTTACGGTTACCTATCCAAGTAGTTTTATGTTGGTGGCAAGTATGAATCCGAGTCCGAGTGGTTTTTTTAACGACCCAAATAGTCCGATGACTTCTTCTCCACAAGAAATGCAACGTTATTTAAGTAAGATTTCAGGACCTTTATTAGACAGAATTGATATTCATATAGAAGTAACTCCCGTTCCGTTTGAAAAACTAACCGAAGAAAGAAAAGGGGAATCTAGCGTTGTAATTAGAGAACGCGTTACAGCGGCTAGAGAAATACAATCTGAACGTTTTATAGATTTTGAAAATGTACATTATAATGCCCAAATGAGCGTGAAACAAATTCGTGAGTTTTGTAAATTATCCGAAGAAAGTTTAACGTTATTAAAAACGGCTATGGAAAAATTAAACCTTTCTGCTCGTGCTTATGACAGGATATTAAAAGTTTCTAGAACTATTGCAGATTTGGCAAATATTAAAGATATTTCTCCAGATCATATTGCAGAAGCCATACAATATAGAAGTTTAGATAGAGATGGTTGGTTGGGGTAA
- a CDS encoding DMT family transporter: MKSSKAIFYMIFSVIAFSLMNTVVKFLNDFSAYQIVFFRSIGTLFFTVPLILKAKIPILGKNKKLLFIRGLAGVISLTTFFQALNYLAIGTAVSLRYTSPIFAAILALIFLKEKIKLVQWFLFLLSFAGVLVIKGFGGDVDSMGIILVLLSAISLGVIFVVIRKIGDTENPLVIINYFMVMAFVFGGIMSINNWKNPNLVEWLLLLSLGIFGYVGQLYMTKALQSHETNVIAPLKYLEVIFMIVIGAFWFGEIYTLWTLLGVFLIMFGLLYNIYLKRKRS, translated from the coding sequence ATGAAAAGCTCAAAGGCAATTTTTTATATGATTTTTAGTGTTATTGCATTTTCACTAATGAATACTGTTGTAAAATTCTTAAATGATTTTAGTGCTTATCAAATTGTGTTTTTTAGATCTATTGGTACGTTGTTTTTTACGGTGCCATTAATTTTAAAAGCGAAGATTCCTATTTTAGGGAAAAATAAAAAACTGTTATTTATTAGAGGACTTGCAGGAGTAATTTCTTTAACCACTTTTTTTCAGGCTTTAAATTATTTAGCAATTGGTACGGCAGTTTCATTAAGGTATACCTCTCCTATTTTTGCAGCAATTCTTGCGCTTATTTTCTTAAAAGAAAAAATTAAACTAGTACAATGGTTTTTATTTTTACTCTCCTTTGCAGGAGTTTTAGTAATTAAAGGGTTTGGTGGAGATGTAGATTCTATGGGAATAATCTTAGTTCTTTTGTCAGCAATTTCATTAGGTGTAATTTTTGTAGTAATTCGTAAAATAGGAGACACAGAAAACCCATTAGTAATTATCAATTATTTTATGGTAATGGCTTTTGTTTTTGGAGGTATTATGTCTATTAATAATTGGAAAAACCCAAATTTAGTAGAATGGTTATTATTACTAAGTTTAGGTATTTTTGGTTATGTTGGTCAATTATATATGACCAAAGCATTACAGTCTCACGAAACCAATGTAATTGCACCTTTAAAGTATTTAGAAGTCATTTTTATGATTGTTATTGGCGCTTTTTGGTTTGGAGAAATTTATACTCTTTGGACTTTACTAGGAGTCTTTCTAATTATGTTCGGTTTGCTTTATAATATCTATTTAAAACGAAAACGTAGTTAA